The Populus alba chromosome 13, ASM523922v2, whole genome shotgun sequence genome contains the following window.
TTACGCTCCCCCTTTGTTTTGCACAGgagaaaaaagtttaatttagatGACAAGTAAGACTTGCCAGGATTTTTTCTTTAGATTAAGATGTTCCAAGGTTTTCATCAATGCTGTATTATATTACATAGATTGAATTCTGATCGATTGCTTGGAGCACAAGGTTGTTGACTGTAactgaaataaatttatatatgcaGTATGGTGCTATGTTCAGATTTTTTGCATGTGAATTGTACATTCTATTTGATCAACTCCTTGGTAATTTTATCCTCACGTTTGAGTGTGAGAATTATATACTAAGATGCGAGGTTTATTGTGATCTATTGGCCAAATCTGATATATATGTCTTCACGTTGTGCAGCTAACAATTTAAGGCCCCAAACTAGTTGAAGGCTGTGAACTGTCAAGAATTACTCTGTGTCCTGGTTTCTTTAGAATTCCTTGTCAACTGGCTTGTTTTCAGATGCGATGTATTGGTAGTTACATATCTTCACCCAGTTTCTCTGAGAATGTTAATAGGTTTTTAGCATTCCAATGTCTTATGAGAACTGGCTTTTAGAGTTGTACAAATTTAAAAGTTGCATACTCTGGTTTCTGGACATCTTTTGCatcccttcttttctttgtacATGTAAAAAGTGTGCACCTTGCATGATGATGTATAATACACTTTCATGGCCTTTAGGGAATCAGGCCATGGCCTTGCCCATGTTATTTCTTCATTGGCTCCTTGTCAACGTGTCCTGAGGAAACCTCGCATAAACTTCTGTCTGGTAAGGCTGCGTTTAAAATTGCTTCTCAAATATTTGGCTGAAAAAGCATCAATTTTAGTCAGATCAGGCAGAAAGAAAGTTATCATGGTTATGGAGCTTGCAAAAAACAGGCAACCACTTTCTTTCTGCAACTTCATAAAATGTAAATTTGCCTTCCGTTCTCCATCACATTAGAGCCATTTTCAAGCTGCAACTTGATTCTCATATACCTTTCTAGTAAGAGGCTGGTTCTTTTACAACAACCTCTACTGCTTTGAGTAACAAATAATAATGACCGAAAACCGTACGTCCTAACAAAGTAATGCACCAACCAGACTTTGGAAAGCATAATAGAAAATCTCCTAGAACGCTCTCAGAGTCCCCTCACTTTGACTCCTATGAACTAAGAACTCCGATCTAAAGTTCAGGAGTTTGCTACCAGGATCAatgaaatgatgatgatggccTGTTGTTGATTGGGTTCTACCTGGTTGTGAGCGGATATACCTTCCACTTGACCGTTTAGTTGAGGTCAAAGGTTGACTTTTACGACCATGAGTTGATGAAGGTAATGGCCTTGAACCAGCTACACCATGGCTAACCTTTCTCACAGCTTTGCTCTCTGACCTTAATTGATGGGCATTGATGCCTACCCTAACTGATCGATCGACCGAGTCCTTCAAAGTGCTGGCTTTAATTGACTGCCGATTGAAGTAAAGCAGATGGGGAAGAAGGCCTTGTAGATATTTCTTGAGTTGTTCATCTCCAACATTTTCCTGCACTGGATTTCCTTCCAAGCTGATGGCTTGCAAGGAACTGTGGTTAGCTGCAAGAAGGCCCAGACATTTGGCGGTAGAGATTTTGTTGAAACGCAGATCCAGCAAGGTCAGTTTCAACAAACGGTGGAGACCCTCTACCTCGCTTATTTTATTTCCAGCCAAGTATAGCTCTTTCAGGGAGGAACACGATGCCagacctttaacaaaagaaagtaGTGTTACAAGAATCAACATGACTAATGCGAGAAGATTTCAACACTAATTCGGAAAAGAGAACGAATAGGAAAGATAcaaccatcaaataaaaatccagcATATAACATACCATGTCCAATTCTGAATATTTGATTGTAGCTCAAATCCAGTACACGAAGGCCGGTGAACTCGTGTAAACCCTCAATGGTGGAAATATTGTTTCTTGACAAATTCAGCATATGAAGTCCTCGAGGGAGGGCGCCAGCTAATATTCTTACTGCAAGGcatataagaaacaaaaaaatgtcaagCACAAATTTCTCAAGAGTTCAAGACTATTCTGCCAAGGCActtgaaaaaatgaaagaaataaaatgggaTGAAGGAGAAACAAACCAATAGAGTTTCCTGATAAATTAAGCATCCTCAGGCTAACAAATACACTAAGAAATGGGATCACTTCCAGCCCAAGGTTTGACATATGAGCTGTGGTAGCAGAGACACTCAGAGAAGAGATGTATCTTTTAGCAGCTTTTATACCAGGAGTGTCCTTATTATCAACCTTGGCAGAAGTCAAATCATTGGAATCTCCCTCAACTGGGTCATCGGCATCAGGCAATCCATTTGTTTCTTCCAAAGAATCATAGTGTTGAAGTTTGTTTACCCAGTCCACGATACGCTTCATTTTAAAATCCTTACTCGGCAATTCTTCCCACAGCTGAATGGAGGATTCCCCTTGGAGATTTTTTGCCAGGTTCACTTCGTCTATAACTGGCATTATCCAGTCCTTTGCCAAAACTgagtaattataaaaatcaaaacct
Protein-coding sequences here:
- the LOC118028213 gene encoding uncharacterized protein; its protein translation is FTRVSFLLQKTAHPFAEAKHKSLEDFSQIQAPKALTNTSSLVLPDARVDAQSWNGIRDVTSSDVSVGQSWISDKIENKINVKNDIGAHQPRLIRKSQSLGSGLCLEGRDLCDNDTEEEIDQGVYSDSLDQNGLLRPNGSKDSGISPTSEDMKAQQLESVNKSSEFVQKESIFSIGDAQRSEKEDPENSDTPLSGEGGNVSGEQSPHSHPIIEKACTFSDMGSYAPTFHRHSCEYLAPRSRSSEDLNALDLRWKTISIHGNETQKMKEKEGDVDVPKTEENNSESCLDEGFDFYNYSVLAKDWIMPVIDEVNLAKNLQGESSIQLWEELPSKDFKMKRIVDWVNKLQHYDSLEETNGLPDADDPVEGDSNDLTSAKVDNKDTPGIKAAKRYISSLSVSATTAHMSNLGLEVIPFLSVFVSLRMLNLSGNSIVRILAGALPRGLHMLNLSRNNISTIEGLHEFTGLRVLDLSYNQIFRIGHGLASCSSLKELYLAGNKISEVEGLHRLLKLTLLDLRFNKISTAKCLGLLAANHSSLQAISLEGNPVQENVGDEQLKKYLQGLLPHLLYFNRQSIKASTLKDSVDRSVRVGINAHQLRSESKAVRKVSHGVAGSRPLPSSTHGRKSQPLTSTKRSSGRYIRSQPGRTQSTTGHHHHFIDPGSKLLNFRSEFLVHRSQSEGTLRAF